One window of Dermacentor andersoni chromosome 7, qqDerAnde1_hic_scaffold, whole genome shotgun sequence genomic DNA carries:
- the hb gene encoding protein hunchback, with the protein MRETDMDDDPRGAMAEEGGRERSDASCGEDSDSDSALNPLAQLQSALQKTGALGSALEGSAEGSPTAPGQTSSTEAGAAADAPSPYRCHMCAFQGRSKAEYSGHMATHLDHKCPMCDYRSRTEGRLKRHVKDFHSDDQWQILPGADDCKDRTFRCRQCGHVAASKTDFWEHSKLHIRTEKLLSCPKCPFVTEYKHHLEYHLRNHFGSKPFKCPKCNYSCVNKSMLNSHLKSHSNVYQYRCADCNYATKYCHSLKLHLRKYAHRPAGVLNSDGSPNAFPMLDVYGARRGPRRGPRGYPPPPPPLPLPPPPQLQETAVANPDLNVQGQQLVGLIPAVVCAQQQQQQQQQQQQLLRAAALVAPGTVPWKCSVCDFTTADEQQLSRHVLGHAESQDLCRLYGIRSLPGAAPPMPPPQQQPPPPPVAIATHQQQQDAQPERPAVVSSTSSHELPPPRDERKGSPLDLSRTPPETTRSRRKGRATRIDKLCMRLQDGPEVKTETSPPASPVQTGPPVLASREGSDPADGANKPKDSFRCAYCDIAFEHCIMYTVHMGYHGYHDPFTCNMCGQRSEDKLAFFLHIARAAHL; encoded by the exons ATGCGTGAGACCGACATGGACGACGACCCGCGCGGCGCCATGGCCGAAGAAGGCGGCCGGGAGCGCTCGGACGCGTCTTGCGGCGAGGACAGCGACAGCGACTCGGCGCTCAACCCGCTGGCGCAGCTGCAGAGCGCGCTCCAAAAGACCGGAGCCCTGGGCTCGGCCCTGGAAGGAAGCGCCGAAGGGAGCCCCACCGCGCCGGGCCAGACTTCGTCCACcgaggcgggcgccgccgccgacgcCCCGAGCCCGTACCGGTGCCACATGTGCGCCTTCCAGGGCCGCTCCAAGGCCGAGTACAGCGGCCACATGGCGACCCACCTGGACCACAAGTGCCCCATGTGCGACTACCGGTCCCGCACGGAGGGCCGGCTCAAAAGGCACGTCAAGGACTTCCACTCGGACGACCAGTGGCAGATACTGCCGGGCGCCGACGACTGCAAGGACCGGACGTTCCGGTGCCGCCAGTGCGGTCACGTGGCCGCCAGCAAGACGGACTTCTGGGAGCACAGCAAGCTGCACATCCGCACCGAGAAGCTGCTCAGCTGCCCCAAGTGCCCGTTCGTGACCGAGTACAAGCATCACCTCGAGTACCACCTGCGCAACCACTTCGGCTCGAAGCCGTTCAAGTGCCCGAAGTGCAACTACAGCTGCGTCAACAAGAGCATGCTCAACAGCCACCTCAAGTCTCACTCCAACGTGTACCAGTACCGGTGCGCCGACTGCAACTACGCCACGAAGTACTGCCACAGCCTCAAGCTGCACCTGCGCAAGTACGCCCACCGACCGGCCGGCGTGCTCAACTCGGACGGCAGCCCCAACGCGTTCCCGATGCTGGACGTCTACGGCGCCAGGCGGGGTCCGCGTCGGGGCCCGCGAGGCTacccaccaccaccgccaccgctgccgctgcCACCACCGCCGCAGCTGCAGGAGACCGCTGTAGCAAACCCAGATCTGAACG tgcagggaCAGCAGCTGGTGGGCCTGATCCCGGCCGTGGTGTGcgcacagcagcaacaacagcaacagcagcagcagcagcagctgctccgagcCGCGGCACTCGTGGCTCCGGGCACCGTGCCGTGGAAGTGCAGCGTGTGCGACTTCACCACGGCCGACGAGCAGCAGCTCAGCCGGCACGTGCTGGGACACGCGGAGAGTCAAGACCTGTGTCGGCTGTACGGCATACGGAGCCTGCCGGGGGCCGCGCCGCCCatgccgccgccgcagcagcagccgccgccaccACCCGTGGCGATCGCCACGCACCAGCAGCAACAGGACGCCCAGCCGGAGAGGCcggcagtcgtgtcctccacgtCGAGCCACGAGCTGCCCCCTCCGAGGGACGAACGAAAGGGCTCCCCCCTGGACCTGAGCCGCACGCCCCCGGAGACGACGCGCAGTCGACGCAAGGGCAGGGCCACCAGGATCGACAAGCTGTGCATGCGACTCCAGGACGGCCCCGAGGTCAAGACCGAGACGTCGCCGCCGGCGAGCCCGGTCCAGACGGGGCCCCCCGTGCTGGCGTCCCGCGAGGGCTCCGACCCGGCCGACGGTGCGAACAAGCCCAAGGACTCGTTTCGCTGCGCTTACTGCGACATCGCGTTCGAGCACTGCATCATGTACACGGTTCACATGGGCTACCACGGCTACCACGATCCCTTCACGTGCAACATGTGCGGGCAGCGGAGCGAGGACAAGCTGGCCTTCTTCTTGCACATCGCACGCGCTGCGCATCTATGA